A region of Kribbella sp. NBC_01245 DNA encodes the following proteins:
- a CDS encoding response regulator: MVLRCFLVDDSPHYLAAAQALLEREGLAVVGVASSTEEALRRVEDAEPDVVLVDVGLGGDSGFDLARRLQSETSLDPSRVILISTNAEEDLGDLVQAAPAAAFLSKSRLSAGAIRRILDGAEGC, encoded by the coding sequence ATGGTTCTGCGCTGCTTCCTCGTCGACGACAGCCCTCATTACCTGGCCGCCGCCCAGGCGCTGCTCGAACGAGAAGGCCTGGCCGTGGTGGGCGTCGCCTCCAGCACCGAGGAGGCGCTGCGACGGGTGGAGGACGCGGAGCCGGATGTCGTCCTCGTGGATGTCGGCCTCGGCGGTGACAGCGGCTTCGATCTCGCTCGCCGGCTCCAGAGCGAGACGAGTCTGGATCCTTCGAGGGTGATCCTGATCTCGACCAACGCGGAGGAGGACCTCGGGGATCTGGTCCAGGCCGCGCCTGCGGCGGCGTTTCTGTCCAAGTCGCGCCTGTCGGCCGGGGCCATTCGCCGGATCCTCGACGGCGCCGAAGGCTGCTGA
- a CDS encoding GAF domain-containing sensor histidine kinase, which translates to MDASTWSTQQLAEFVAVVSTARSEAEAAHLAVERAAEALDADVAAIVCAGELVAAVGYPEGSAPVGDLEAAGPGPEYARQLDVPGVGKCDTATALLEHPPGATMVVARLDGLTREETGLVRGMARVTAITMRMLRVLDDERTAREEIERLAAEQAALRRVATLVATAASPDDVFAAVAAEVGQLLGADYTELTHFLPSETATVAAWSATGEPVPSMGPTALGDRKLAALIDQTHRPERVQYGEDEGPPVTAAVPLRIRSAVGVPIIVHGHLWGVMAVGSAGDQFAPPDTESRLADFTELVATAIANAGAQAELKASRSRIVASADETRRRIERDLHDGAQQRLVSLALRLRAAQAAVPPELDELSANLDSITDELTRALEDLREMARGIHPTILAEGGLGPALKTLARRSSIPVELNVRMQERLPERVEVTAYYVLSEALANAAKHASAAVIHVQVDTTDGVMRLAVSDDGAGGADPARGSGLVGLKDRVEAAGGELTIHSPPGKGTRLVVELPVAPQPTDG; encoded by the coding sequence ATGGATGCCTCGACCTGGTCGACCCAACAACTCGCCGAGTTCGTCGCTGTCGTTTCGACCGCGCGGAGCGAGGCCGAGGCCGCCCACCTGGCCGTCGAACGGGCGGCCGAGGCTCTGGACGCCGACGTGGCAGCGATCGTCTGCGCAGGCGAGTTGGTCGCAGCCGTCGGATATCCGGAAGGCTCGGCACCTGTGGGCGATCTGGAAGCCGCCGGACCGGGTCCTGAGTACGCACGGCAGCTCGACGTACCTGGAGTAGGCAAGTGCGACACGGCAACGGCCCTTCTCGAGCATCCGCCCGGCGCAACGATGGTCGTGGCGCGCCTGGACGGCCTGACCCGCGAGGAAACCGGCCTCGTCCGGGGCATGGCCAGGGTCACCGCGATCACCATGCGAATGCTCCGTGTCCTGGACGACGAGCGCACCGCCCGCGAGGAGATCGAGCGACTCGCAGCTGAGCAGGCGGCGTTGCGCCGCGTCGCAACGCTCGTCGCCACAGCGGCATCCCCCGACGACGTCTTCGCCGCGGTCGCTGCGGAGGTCGGACAGCTCCTCGGTGCCGACTACACCGAGCTGACACACTTCCTTCCCAGCGAAACCGCCACCGTGGCGGCGTGGAGCGCAACCGGCGAGCCGGTCCCGAGCATGGGCCCTACCGCTCTCGGTGACCGGAAACTGGCCGCCCTCATCGACCAGACACACCGGCCGGAGCGAGTCCAGTACGGCGAGGACGAGGGCCCACCGGTCACCGCGGCGGTCCCGCTTCGGATCCGCTCGGCAGTCGGGGTCCCGATCATCGTCCATGGCCACCTATGGGGAGTGATGGCCGTAGGTTCGGCCGGCGACCAGTTCGCCCCGCCCGACACCGAGTCACGGCTCGCGGACTTCACCGAGCTCGTCGCGACCGCGATCGCGAACGCCGGGGCCCAGGCTGAGCTGAAGGCGTCCCGCTCGCGGATCGTTGCCAGCGCCGACGAAACCAGGCGCCGGATCGAACGCGATCTGCACGACGGCGCACAGCAACGCCTGGTCTCGCTGGCGCTGCGGCTGAGAGCGGCGCAAGCAGCCGTACCGCCTGAGCTCGACGAGCTCTCCGCGAACCTCGACAGCATCACCGACGAACTCACCAGGGCGCTTGAGGACTTGCGCGAGATGGCACGCGGTATCCACCCGACGATCCTGGCCGAAGGTGGACTCGGTCCGGCTCTGAAGACGCTCGCTCGCCGTTCTTCCATCCCGGTCGAGCTGAATGTGCGGATGCAGGAGCGCCTGCCCGAACGCGTCGAGGTCACGGCGTACTACGTATTGTCCGAAGCGCTGGCGAACGCGGCCAAACATGCTTCAGCTGCGGTGATTCACGTTCAGGTCGACACAACCGACGGCGTCATGCGGCTCGCGGTCAGCGACGACGGCGCCGGCGGTGCGGACCCGGCCCGCGGCTCCGGCCTGGTCGGCCTCAAGGACCGGGTCGAAGCCGCTGGCGGCGAACTGACCATCCACAGCCCGCCCGGAAAGGGCACCCGCCTCGTCGTCGAGCTTCCAGTCGCGCCCCAACCAACGGACGGGTGA
- a CDS encoding glycoside hydrolase family 13 protein has translation MDTTTSGTRLQSGWWRSAVIYQVYVRSFQDSDGDGVGDLAGVRARLPYLRSLGVDGIWLNPFYPSPQHDHGYDVSDYLAVHPDYGTLECFDRLVHDAHRLDLRVLIDVVPNHCSTEHSWFAAALAAGPGSPERERFHFADGHGDNGDLPPNNWRSIFGGPAWQRVTEPDGSTGQWYLHSFAPEQADFNWRHPDVAAYFEQVLRFWLERGVDGVRIDVAHGLHKAEGLPDHENATDDELTGDPLNPYAWNQPEVHQVWRRWRSIAEEYTVMTGRERALIGEVGVLDAQQLALYQRPDELHQSFFFEFLRAEWNDQTLYDVVDRGLGTIAGSSSSVAWVLNNHDMPRSVTRYGGGAPGIDAGDVDLGTIRARASALLMLALPGAAYVYQGEELGLPEVTDLPVDVLTDPMFHRSEGARRGRDGCRIPLPWAAGQAGFGFSSAAAWLPQPDWFADHAMDRQLSLGESMLHLYREALALRRRLPALASNDFRWLRTEPGVLAFTRGDGFCCVVNCSSRVVAAPVDGELLLASHHDAGDKLPPNSAAWYVLAPPADSAGEAA, from the coding sequence ATGGACACGACCACATCAGGTACCCGGCTTCAGTCCGGCTGGTGGCGGAGTGCCGTCATCTACCAGGTGTACGTACGCAGCTTCCAGGACTCCGATGGCGACGGTGTGGGTGATCTGGCCGGTGTGCGGGCCAGGCTGCCGTACCTGCGGAGCCTCGGCGTCGACGGCATCTGGCTCAACCCGTTCTACCCCTCGCCGCAGCATGACCACGGGTACGACGTATCCGACTATCTCGCGGTGCACCCGGACTACGGCACCCTCGAATGCTTCGACCGGCTGGTCCACGACGCACACCGGCTCGACCTCAGGGTCCTCATCGATGTCGTCCCGAACCACTGCTCGACCGAGCACTCATGGTTCGCCGCGGCACTGGCAGCCGGTCCGGGAAGCCCGGAGCGGGAACGATTCCACTTCGCCGACGGCCACGGCGACAACGGCGATCTGCCGCCGAACAACTGGCGATCCATCTTCGGCGGACCGGCCTGGCAACGGGTGACCGAACCGGATGGGTCAACAGGGCAGTGGTACCTGCACAGCTTCGCGCCGGAACAGGCCGACTTCAACTGGCGGCACCCAGACGTGGCGGCATACTTCGAGCAGGTGCTGCGTTTCTGGCTCGAGCGCGGCGTGGACGGCGTCCGGATCGACGTGGCCCACGGGCTGCACAAGGCCGAAGGCTTGCCCGACCACGAGAACGCGACGGACGACGAGCTCACCGGCGACCCACTCAATCCCTACGCGTGGAACCAGCCCGAGGTGCACCAGGTGTGGCGCCGGTGGCGGAGCATCGCCGAGGAGTACACCGTCATGACCGGCCGCGAACGCGCGCTGATCGGCGAGGTCGGCGTCCTGGACGCCCAGCAGCTCGCCCTGTACCAGCGCCCGGACGAACTGCACCAGAGCTTCTTCTTCGAGTTCCTGCGCGCGGAGTGGAACGATCAGACCCTGTACGACGTAGTGGATCGCGGCCTCGGCACTATCGCCGGCTCCAGCTCGTCGGTCGCCTGGGTGCTGAACAACCACGACATGCCCCGGTCGGTCACTCGGTATGGCGGTGGTGCTCCCGGCATCGACGCCGGAGACGTCGATCTCGGCACCATCCGAGCGCGGGCGAGCGCCCTGCTGATGCTGGCGCTGCCAGGAGCGGCGTACGTATACCAGGGCGAGGAACTCGGCCTGCCCGAGGTCACGGATCTCCCTGTCGATGTCCTGACCGATCCGATGTTTCACCGCAGCGAGGGCGCTCGCCGCGGGCGGGACGGCTGCCGGATTCCTCTTCCGTGGGCCGCCGGCCAGGCAGGCTTCGGCTTCTCCTCCGCCGCCGCCTGGCTTCCTCAGCCTGACTGGTTCGCTGACCACGCCATGGACCGGCAGCTGAGCTTGGGCGAGTCGATGCTGCACCTCTACCGCGAGGCGCTCGCGTTGCGGCGTCGGCTCCCCGCGCTGGCTTCGAACGATTTCCGCTGGTTGCGGACCGAACCGGGCGTGCTCGCCTTTACCCGGGGCGACGGCTTCTGCTGCGTGGTCAACTGTTCCTCGCGGGTCGTCGCCGCGCCGGTCGACGGCGAATTGTTGCTCGCCAGTCACCACGATGCAGGCGACAAGCTGCCGCCGAACAGCGCCGCCTGGTACGTGTTGGCGCCGCCGGCGGACTCGGCAGGTGAGGCGGCATGA
- a CDS encoding aldehyde dehydrogenase family protein codes for MAAITPFSFPVNLVLHKIASAIASGCPVVLKPSEKTPLSAGLLVELFEAAGLPAGQLNLVTGDPAEIIAVMNRSPLVSLLTFTGSASSGSGTHRTRRPTSGH; via the coding sequence GTGGCGGCGATCACGCCGTTCAGCTTCCCCGTCAACCTGGTCCTACACAAGATCGCGTCCGCGATCGCGTCCGGATGCCCCGTGGTGCTCAAGCCGTCCGAGAAGACGCCGCTGTCGGCCGGGCTTCTGGTCGAGCTCTTCGAAGCCGCCGGGCTGCCGGCCGGTCAGCTCAACCTGGTCACGGGCGACCCCGCTGAGATCATCGCGGTGATGAACCGGTCGCCGCTGGTCAGCCTCCTGACGTTCACCGGATCGGCAAGCTCGGGGTCGGGAACCCACAGGACCCGGCGACCGACGTCGGGCCATTGA
- a CDS encoding response regulator transcription factor has translation MAIKPAGDLPDRDDNAARTRVLLAEDDVLLREGLASLLERSGFEVVAQTGNSAWILPLVREQVPDLVVLDIRMPPTNTTEGLDAAREIRNEFPATGILVLSAHAEVEHAMELLATGERIGYLLKTRVTDVGEFIETLERIVRGGSVMDPALVQELVSARRHNDPLAELSPREHEVLALMAEGRSNAGIARRLWVTEGTVEKHVRHILAKLDLPETDDDHRRVLAVVTFLETR, from the coding sequence ATGGCGATCAAGCCGGCCGGCGATCTACCGGATCGGGACGACAATGCGGCCCGCACTCGTGTCCTGCTCGCCGAGGACGACGTCCTTCTCCGCGAGGGGCTTGCCAGCCTGCTCGAGAGGTCGGGCTTCGAGGTCGTCGCGCAGACCGGCAACAGCGCATGGATTCTCCCGCTGGTCCGCGAGCAGGTGCCGGATCTGGTCGTGCTGGACATCCGGATGCCGCCCACGAACACCACCGAAGGACTGGATGCCGCCAGGGAGATTCGCAACGAGTTCCCGGCGACCGGCATCCTGGTGCTGTCGGCCCATGCCGAAGTCGAGCACGCGATGGAGCTGCTGGCGACCGGCGAGCGAATCGGCTACCTGTTGAAGACCCGCGTGACCGATGTGGGCGAGTTCATCGAGACGCTGGAGCGGATTGTCAGGGGTGGATCGGTGATGGACCCCGCGCTGGTGCAGGAGCTCGTGAGCGCCCGCCGGCACAACGACCCGCTCGCCGAGCTCAGTCCCCGCGAACACGAGGTGCTCGCGCTGATGGCGGAGGGGCGGTCGAACGCCGGCATCGCCCGCCGGCTCTGGGTGACCGAAGGCACTGTGGAGAAGCACGTCCGGCACATCCTGGCCAAGCTGGACCTGCCCGAGACCGACGACGATCATCGCCGGGTGCTCGCGGTGGTCACTTTTCTCGAAACCCGCTGA
- a CDS encoding FIST signal transduction protein, translating to MAVGSAHGLETGAGARAADDALVRDDAKLLIVFCSQSHDLHGLLAEIRRRAPGVPLIGCTTAGEIAATGPSETSVVVTAIGGDGFAAETAAATGASRDLRNAGARVARCLPVRDDLPHKVLVLLSDGLAGDQQELVRGAYGVLGAAVPLVGGCAGDDLRMTQTHQLHGDQVLTDSVVAAGIASNAPFGIGVRHGWRRVGEPMLVTASAANRVYTLDDLPALDVYLKHLGIDLSAGSDHRTLARLALTHPFGLGRPSGEDEVRWISGGDFVERSLSCMAEVPQGALVWIMEGDATSVLEATESACGDSLAALGGKAPLGVIAFDCIARRGVLGDAGIRTEIDRLTAVTAGAPVAGFYTYGEIARTRGLRGFHNQTLVVLSVG from the coding sequence ATGGCAGTCGGATCCGCCCACGGTCTCGAGACGGGAGCTGGGGCGCGGGCGGCGGACGACGCCCTTGTCCGTGACGACGCGAAGCTGCTGATCGTGTTCTGCTCGCAGTCGCACGACCTGCACGGACTGCTAGCGGAAATCCGGCGGCGGGCACCCGGGGTGCCACTGATCGGCTGCACGACCGCTGGTGAGATCGCGGCGACGGGCCCGAGCGAGACCAGTGTCGTCGTCACCGCGATCGGAGGCGATGGGTTCGCCGCCGAAACCGCCGCTGCCACTGGAGCGTCGCGAGACCTGCGAAACGCGGGAGCGCGGGTGGCCCGCTGCCTTCCAGTGCGGGACGACCTCCCTCACAAGGTCCTCGTTCTGCTCAGCGACGGCCTGGCGGGCGACCAGCAGGAGCTGGTCCGGGGTGCGTACGGCGTGCTCGGCGCGGCGGTACCGCTGGTGGGCGGCTGCGCCGGCGACGACCTGAGGATGACGCAGACACATCAGTTGCATGGCGACCAGGTGCTGACCGATTCGGTCGTCGCCGCCGGGATCGCCTCGAACGCGCCGTTCGGGATCGGTGTGCGTCACGGCTGGCGCCGGGTCGGCGAGCCGATGCTCGTCACCGCAAGTGCCGCCAACCGCGTGTACACCCTCGACGACCTTCCGGCGCTGGACGTCTACCTCAAGCACCTGGGTATCGACCTGTCGGCCGGCAGCGATCATCGAACGCTGGCGCGACTGGCGCTCACCCACCCGTTCGGTCTCGGCCGGCCGAGCGGAGAGGACGAGGTGCGCTGGATCAGCGGTGGGGACTTCGTCGAGCGGTCCCTGTCCTGTATGGCCGAGGTACCGCAGGGCGCCCTCGTCTGGATCATGGAGGGCGACGCGACATCAGTGCTCGAGGCAACCGAATCGGCCTGCGGGGACTCGCTCGCAGCCCTCGGCGGGAAGGCGCCGCTCGGCGTGATCGCGTTCGACTGCATCGCCCGGCGGGGAGTCCTCGGCGACGCCGGTATCCGGACCGAGATCGACCGGCTCACCGCTGTCACGGCCGGCGCACCCGTCGCAGGTTTCTACACGTACGGCGAGATCGCGCGGACGCGCGGCCTACGCGGCTTCCACAACCAGACGTTGGTTGTTCTCTCGGTCGGCTGA
- a CDS encoding rhamnogalacturonan lyase family protein → MPDNHRTPVRGARRRARGLAAGLATALLATSLPLTGTAVAATPLPGDGVLRLDFGPGAVADGHTGVGASTAYSAERGYGFADTSAVSGTDRGTADPLRSDFVTPRDTSFAVDLPNADYTVRLIAGDDAGGTNIAIKAESIQKVQPTTKAAGQYLEMAFDIALVDGQLNLDFTGTDPNINALVITRQAPRGPGEKPTVFLAGDSTVQTYDPYWRPQAGWGQMMPRFFTDKAAFVNRAIGGRSSKSFLVQGRLDEVLRQLRPNDYFLVQFGHNDATISVPERYASPADYKVYLKTYVEGARQRGATPVLVTPMGRRDFDPETGKFRVSFAEYVQAMKEVAAELDVLLVDLSTLSIAYYDEMGPEGTKAVFMHVPAGVYEAWPNGNEDNTHFQEYGAIQLARMIANAVKDLPTPLAAQVKEVEPPPNVPPAPTGVVAGSISNAGAVLRWKASDTAEIYRVQRKLATEPDSAYQLAATSTIPTGSLGGLAEGTSYDVRVVAVNGRGESEPSAPVRFTTRSAQYRFDFGPVGSPVKAGYTEVTRSVLYTTERGYGLTSSTGMIDRDRGGADEVGRDFVAYFNGSYEFKVDLPNGTYAAKVITGDLIGSTRTNVAFEGKSFGSANSGSRVVSSKVFTGIQVADGQLNVGITGQTGHLNGLEITPLLLAPTGVTLESKDLASDPVSATISWNAVDGAASYRLYRQETGTATPVLVGETTGTTLRDTGGALGVEYAYTVTAVDPTEVESVRSAPLTVAMVDPSVPKAATPDSLTLRSVRKNDITFSWNAVDGARRYNVYRATKASGPYTLVGRAGEASYTDTTVLTTIRYFYTVASVNMGGISERSEVLTTPAVTVLDRPMERIDRAPVAVKTTGGVSVGWRMLGLDPDSIAFNLYRDGVKLTVTPLRDSTNYLDALGNENSKYYVTAVEGRQERRVTEDFGVWQKQYLSVPLQKPADDYTKDGQPYTYRAGDASVGDLDGDGRYEIVLMWTPSNSKDNSQAGYTGITYLDAYRFDGQRLWRINLGPNIRAGAHYSPFLVYDFDNNGKAEVALKTADGTVDGRGKVIGDRYADHRNSSGYVLQGPEFLTIFDGPTGAAIDTVDYDPPRGDVSAWGDAYGNRVDRFLAAVAYLDGERPSLVFSRGYYTRTVLAAYDFVDGKLRKRWRFDTNDPGLSGYTGQGNHGLSIADVDRDGKDEITFGAMAVDDDGKPLYNTGLGHGDAMHLGDLDPTRDGLEVVDVHEHTDADYGLEMRDAATGQILWGVFTGKDTGRGMSADIDPRFPGEESWGATITNEQHIPLTQVYSARGEVISSSIPSSTNAGIWWDGDLLRELQDDNRIDKWNYLTSTTDNLLTATGAASNNGTKANPSLQADLFGDWREEIVWRSEDSSELRIYTTTAMTSHRIRTLMHDPVYRLGVAWQNVGYNQPPHPSFYLGDGMLAPARPEIRYTGGPRYTFTGFEDPVGSGVNQIKAGQAVPLKWRITTTDGTPVTDIASVRLSTRGTWCGQGWTADQPEEKLTGDSGLQNLGDGYYQINWKVPDNYAGSCKTLRLELGEDTYRTAEFAITG, encoded by the coding sequence ATGCCTGACAACCACCGGACCCCTGTGCGCGGCGCTCGCCGTCGCGCGCGGGGGCTTGCCGCCGGGCTGGCCACAGCCCTGCTGGCGACTTCCCTGCCCTTGACGGGGACCGCGGTCGCTGCCACCCCACTTCCCGGCGACGGCGTACTGCGACTGGACTTCGGACCGGGCGCTGTGGCCGACGGCCATACCGGTGTCGGCGCCAGTACGGCGTATTCCGCCGAGCGCGGCTACGGGTTCGCCGACACCAGCGCCGTCAGCGGAACCGATCGCGGCACCGCCGATCCGCTGCGGTCCGACTTCGTGACGCCTCGCGACACCTCGTTCGCCGTGGATCTGCCCAACGCTGACTACACCGTCCGGCTGATCGCCGGCGACGACGCCGGCGGGACGAACATCGCGATCAAGGCCGAGTCGATCCAGAAGGTCCAGCCGACCACGAAGGCTGCCGGCCAGTATCTCGAGATGGCGTTCGACATCGCGCTGGTCGACGGTCAGCTGAACCTCGACTTTACCGGGACCGACCCGAACATCAACGCGCTGGTGATCACCCGGCAGGCACCGCGCGGACCGGGGGAGAAGCCCACAGTCTTCCTCGCCGGTGACTCGACCGTGCAGACCTACGACCCGTACTGGCGACCGCAGGCCGGCTGGGGCCAGATGATGCCGCGCTTCTTCACCGACAAGGCCGCCTTCGTCAACCGGGCGATCGGCGGGCGCAGCTCGAAGTCGTTCCTGGTCCAGGGACGGTTGGACGAGGTGTTGCGGCAGCTGCGCCCCAACGACTACTTCCTCGTCCAGTTCGGCCACAACGACGCGACCATCAGCGTGCCGGAGCGCTACGCGTCGCCTGCTGACTACAAGGTGTACCTGAAGACGTACGTCGAGGGTGCGCGCCAGCGTGGTGCGACACCGGTCCTGGTGACGCCGATGGGCCGGCGCGACTTCGATCCCGAGACGGGGAAGTTCCGGGTCAGTTTCGCCGAGTACGTGCAGGCGATGAAAGAAGTGGCCGCGGAGCTCGACGTGCTACTGGTGGACCTGAGCACGCTGAGCATCGCCTACTACGACGAGATGGGCCCGGAAGGCACCAAGGCCGTCTTCATGCACGTCCCGGCCGGCGTTTACGAAGCCTGGCCGAACGGCAACGAAGACAACACGCACTTCCAGGAGTACGGCGCCATCCAGCTCGCACGGATGATCGCCAACGCGGTGAAGGATCTCCCGACGCCACTCGCCGCCCAGGTGAAGGAGGTCGAGCCGCCGCCGAACGTGCCCCCGGCACCGACCGGCGTCGTAGCCGGAAGCATCAGCAACGCGGGCGCAGTGCTCCGGTGGAAGGCATCCGACACGGCCGAGATCTACCGGGTGCAGCGCAAGCTTGCAACCGAGCCGGACTCGGCGTACCAGCTCGCCGCGACCTCTACGATCCCGACCGGTTCGCTCGGCGGGCTCGCCGAGGGCACTTCGTACGACGTCCGCGTGGTGGCGGTCAACGGTCGCGGCGAGTCGGAGCCGTCGGCACCGGTGCGGTTCACAACGCGTTCCGCGCAGTACCGCTTCGACTTCGGCCCGGTCGGGTCGCCCGTGAAGGCGGGCTACACCGAGGTGACGCGGAGCGTGCTGTACACGACGGAACGCGGCTACGGGTTGACCAGCTCCACCGGGATGATCGACCGTGATCGTGGCGGCGCGGACGAGGTCGGCCGGGACTTCGTTGCCTATTTCAACGGCTCGTACGAGTTCAAGGTCGACCTTCCCAATGGCACCTATGCCGCGAAGGTGATCACCGGCGACCTGATCGGATCGACCCGCACCAACGTGGCCTTCGAAGGCAAGTCGTTCGGCTCGGCGAACTCCGGGTCACGGGTTGTCAGCAGCAAGGTGTTCACCGGTATCCAGGTCGCCGACGGCCAGCTCAACGTCGGCATCACCGGCCAGACCGGGCACCTCAACGGACTGGAGATCACTCCGTTGCTGCTGGCGCCGACCGGTGTCACCCTCGAGTCCAAGGACTTGGCGTCCGATCCTGTCTCGGCCACGATCTCGTGGAACGCGGTCGACGGCGCGGCGTCGTACCGCCTGTACCGGCAGGAGACCGGTACGGCGACGCCGGTGCTGGTGGGTGAGACCACTGGCACGACGCTGCGGGACACGGGCGGAGCCCTCGGCGTGGAGTACGCCTACACCGTCACCGCGGTCGATCCCACCGAAGTCGAGTCGGTGCGTTCGGCGCCGCTCACGGTGGCGATGGTGGACCCGTCGGTGCCGAAGGCCGCAACACCCGACAGCCTCACGCTGCGGTCAGTGCGCAAGAACGACATCACCTTCAGCTGGAACGCGGTGGACGGCGCTCGGCGGTACAACGTGTACCGGGCCACCAAGGCGAGCGGTCCCTACACGCTCGTCGGCCGCGCGGGCGAGGCGTCGTACACCGACACGACCGTACTGACGACGATCCGGTACTTCTACACGGTGGCCTCGGTCAACATGGGCGGTATCTCCGAGCGGTCGGAGGTGCTGACCACTCCGGCGGTGACGGTGCTGGACCGGCCGATGGAGCGCATCGACCGGGCACCGGTCGCAGTCAAGACGACGGGCGGGGTCTCTGTCGGCTGGCGGATGCTGGGCCTGGACCCGGACTCGATCGCGTTCAACCTCTACCGCGACGGCGTGAAGCTCACCGTGACGCCTTTGCGTGACAGCACGAACTACTTGGATGCCTTGGGCAACGAGAACTCGAAGTACTACGTGACGGCGGTGGAAGGCCGTCAGGAACGACGTGTCACCGAGGATTTCGGCGTCTGGCAAAAGCAATACCTCTCGGTGCCACTGCAGAAGCCGGCTGACGACTACACCAAGGACGGCCAGCCCTACACCTATCGCGCCGGCGATGCCAGCGTCGGTGACCTCGACGGCGACGGCCGCTACGAGATCGTTCTGATGTGGACACCGTCCAACAGCAAGGACAACTCGCAGGCGGGCTACACCGGCATCACCTACCTTGACGCCTACCGGTTCGACGGGCAACGTCTGTGGCGGATCAACCTCGGCCCGAACATCCGGGCCGGTGCGCACTACTCGCCATTCCTCGTCTACGACTTCGACAACAACGGCAAGGCCGAGGTGGCCCTGAAGACCGCCGACGGCACGGTCGATGGTCGCGGCAAGGTGATCGGCGATCGGTACGCCGACCACCGGAACAGCTCGGGCTACGTCCTTCAGGGGCCCGAGTTCCTGACGATCTTCGACGGCCCGACAGGTGCCGCGATCGACACAGTCGACTACGACCCGCCGCGGGGCGATGTCTCCGCCTGGGGCGACGCCTACGGCAACCGGGTCGACCGGTTCCTGGCGGCTGTGGCGTACCTAGACGGTGAACGGCCGAGCCTGGTCTTCAGCCGCGGGTATTACACCCGCACGGTGCTGGCGGCGTACGACTTCGTGGACGGCAAGCTGCGCAAGCGGTGGCGGTTCGACACGAACGACCCGGGCCTGAGCGGCTATACCGGCCAGGGCAACCACGGTCTGTCGATCGCCGACGTGGATCGCGACGGCAAGGACGAGATCACCTTCGGCGCGATGGCGGTCGACGACGACGGCAAGCCGTTGTATAACACGGGTCTCGGCCATGGCGACGCCATGCACCTGGGTGATCTCGACCCGACGCGCGACGGCCTGGAGGTCGTGGACGTCCACGAGCACACCGACGCGGACTACGGCCTGGAGATGCGCGACGCGGCGACCGGTCAGATCCTGTGGGGAGTGTTCACCGGGAAGGACACCGGGCGCGGTATGTCAGCCGACATCGACCCGCGCTTCCCGGGCGAGGAATCCTGGGGCGCGACGATCACCAACGAGCAGCACATTCCGCTGACGCAGGTGTACTCCGCCCGTGGCGAGGTCATCTCTTCGAGCATTCCCTCGTCGACGAACGCCGGTATCTGGTGGGATGGCGACCTGTTGCGCGAGTTGCAGGACGACAACCGGATCGACAAGTGGAACTACCTGACGTCCACGACGGACAACCTGCTCACCGCCACCGGAGCGGCGTCGAACAACGGCACCAAGGCCAACCCCTCCCTGCAAGCCGACCTGTTCGGCGACTGGCGCGAAGAGATCGTTTGGCGGAGCGAGGACAGCTCCGAACTCCGGATCTACACCACCACGGCGATGACCAGTCACCGGATCCGCACGCTGATGCATGACCCGGTCTACCGGCTCGGCGTGGCCTGGCAGAACGTCGGCTACAACCAGCCGCCGCACCCGAGCTTCTACCTCGGTGACGGTATGTTGGCCCCGGCGCGGCCCGAGATCCGCTATACCGGAGGGCCGCGCTACACCTTCACCGGTTTCGAGGATCCCGTGGGCTCGGGAGTGAACCAGATCAAGGCCGGCCAGGCGGTACCGCTGAAATGGCGGATCACCACCACCGACGGCACACCGGTGACCGACATCGCCTCCGTACGCCTCTCGACCCGTGGCACGTGGTGTGGTCAAGGCTGGACCGCGGACCAGCCCGAGGAGAAGCTCACCGGCGACAGCGGCCTGCAGAACCTCGGCGACGGTTACTACCAGATCAACTGGAAGGTCCCGGACAACTACGCCGGCTCCTGCAAGACGCTCCGGCTAGAACTCGGTGAGGACACCTACCGAACAGCCGAGTTCGCGATCACCGGGTAG